The following is a genomic window from Niabella soli DSM 19437.
ATAAATGTTGAATTCTTTATTTATTAAATAAAGAAGTTGGCCAATTCAAAAGGACGCGAACCCCGGCAGTATGGAGAGGAATCATTTTATTGTATCCAATGATTTCCATTCATGTCCGATGTTTTCCATTAAAAGGGCATTATCAAATTGTATGGTACCCTCTGGAAAAATGTTTTTGTCTTCGAAAAAACTGGATTTTACATTTTTGACCTTTAGCGGTTTTACTTCCCATTTATGTGTCTCTAATTTTAGTCCATCAAAATGTTTGCCGTTAGGAGAGTACCCGACCGAACCGTTTTCAAAAAACCTTGATGCATTTTCAAGAGTTTTAAATATCGAATCTTCATTGAATTTGTCGGTAAGGCTTGCGTCAATTTCAATAGTTGTGTTATCAGTGCTTGTAAAGTCGATATGATAATCGTTATTGTTTTCAATAACATTAAATTTTGCTAAATGATGTTTTCCCGGAAATATTCTTCTACCGACGAGTGTATTTAGTTTTAGAGAAGTGTCCCTTCTGGGAATAAAAACCCCTTGTTTTATTTGTCCATTTTCGTTCCATTCAACTGCAATTCGGTGGGCCGCATTTTCTGAACGCACCCCTAAAAAATCAGGAAACCCTTTTGGCCGGATGTTTTTAAGCCGGATTAAACAAATTCCTACAATTGATTTTCCATGAAAGATTTTTGGTTTAAAAGGCTTGGGTAAAATTTTCTTTACATATTCGGGTTCCGTAATAAAGTTGACGAGTATTCGCCTTTCAATTATCCCTTTAATTGTTGGAATTTTCATATTGTATTGGTATGGGTCCTTTATTTTGTGGAGAATCGATATAATGTTTCTATTTATTACAAAATAATTTTACTAAGGTTTCCATCATTGTATCGTTTTGCTTCACCTTTTTTTATTTAAAATCGACAGTAGACAGGCGGTCGTTCGAGGGTTCGTGGATACCGCGAAACGAAATAAATTATAATTGTTGTATGTAAGCATTAACCATTGTTTCCGTTCGATACTACAGAGGACAATAAAGTGCGCGCCATGTAACGCAACACAGGCAGCGCTCGATGCACGACCATCATATCTTCGTATGAATCCGCACCGAAAGGCTGTATCTCGTCAAAGTTCAGATGGGCAATCGGAACTCTTAAGGTATCTCGAAGCCGATCTCTCACGTCAGTAAACTTACGGCCAACATAAGGTTTAAAATACTCTGCTTGATACAATAAATCAGAGGGATGAAGAATTGCAGAAAGATCCTGAGGCATACGTTCGCATTCTTGATAAAGAGTTTCCCCCTGTTCTTTGATCGCCTCTCTCTCAATTTTGCGAATTGAAAAAACGCCTTCGATAACTTTGTAGAACGATAGTACTTGATAGAGCGGCTCGCATGAACTGAGGCC
Proteins encoded in this region:
- a CDS encoding DUF2071 domain-containing protein, translated to MKIPTIKGIIERRILVNFITEPEYVKKILPKPFKPKIFHGKSIVGICLIRLKNIRPKGFPDFLGVRSENAAHRIAVEWNENGQIKQGVFIPRRDTSLKLNTLVGRRIFPGKHHLAKFNVIENNNDYHIDFTSTDNTTIEIDASLTDKFNEDSIFKTLENASRFFENGSVGYSPNGKHFDGLKLETHKWEVKPLKVKNVKSSFFEDKNIFPEGTIQFDNALLMENIGHEWKSLDTIK